In one Gossypium hirsutum isolate 1008001.06 chromosome D09, Gossypium_hirsutum_v2.1, whole genome shotgun sequence genomic region, the following are encoded:
- the LOC121220744 gene encoding uncharacterized protein, protein MTYHPQTNGQAESSNKEIKGLLEKIVKPNKKDWSQRFNEALWAVRMAYKMPIVMSPYRVVFGKACHLLVELEHRSFWAVKQCNLDYSLAGEERKLKLQELEEVRLEAYDNSVIYKGEQAAWMEEINLEDP, encoded by the exons ATGACTTATCACCCTCAAACAAATGGGCAAGCCGAGAGTAGTAACAAGGAAATTAAGGGGCTTTTGGAGAAAATTGTTAAACCCAACAAGAAAGATTGGAGCCAGAGGTTCAATGAAGCGTTGTGGGCTGTTCGAATGGCTTACAAAATGCCAATTGTGATGTCGCCTTACAGGGTTGTttttgggaaggcatgtcatCTTCTCGTGGAGCTTGAGCATAGGTCATTCTGGGCTGTTAAGCAATGCAATTTGGATTATAGTTTGGCAGGTGAAGAACGCAAATTGAAGCTACAGGAGTTGGAGGAGGTGCGCTTGGAGGCATATGACAATTCAGTCATCTACAAAG GGGAGCAAGCAGCTTGGATGGAGGAGATCAATCTTGAGGATCCATGA
- the LOC121220745 gene encoding uncharacterized protein codes for MANQTLKQLAAPNLAAQPPSITYPALDRPLKLNLGFMNFQMELKRNKSSSELFLSRYKDWRRTGYIICCQHHISEQLLVQYFYEGLTPKDRGMIDATSGGALVDKTPEQARYLIANIVQNTQQFSLRRSDLGKRMDEGQASLMEAQVANLTAMEGEANAVFPNQRRYDPYLATYNEGWRDHPNLRYQNRATPPGFEQFQALETVVKQLQTRVSSTDVNLGNLQAQVNNRLRSQSVTNPRDNVSAVTLRSGKELRPILKKIQNSKEESETVVKRVRFGNRTEENLAMPKADSQSSQAVPRKAEKTHLPQSTVSRDTTNLEREAQTFEPQIEGSLHINDQQQSYEPKAPFPQHLRKEKSDDVNAEILETFRKVQVNIPLIDAIKQVPRYANFLKELCTSKRKLIGNEKISLGENVSAVFQKKLPTKCKDPGMFSIPCKIGDLKLDRAILDLGASINVMPRNKSNAYPDGILENVLVQVNELVFPTDFYVLDMGPNDNSIDVPLLLGRPFLKTARTKIDLHKGNLTMEFDGEIIKFNIFDAMRYPTDINSMFTLDVIDNFVQDVYELGDEDELKSVLTKGFFDIDEHEFVVSDSSIDSVCALDSPKLT; via the exons ATGGCCAACCAGACCTTGAAACAATTGGCTGCACCTAACTTGGCTGCACAACCACCATCTATCACTTATCCCGCCCTTGATAGGCCATTAAAGCTTAATTTGGGATTCATGAATTT CCAGATGGAattgaagaggaacaagtcaagcTCCGAGCTTTTCCTTTCTCGTTACAAGGATTGGCGAAGGACTGGTTATATTATATGCTGCCAG CATCATATTAGTGAGCAGCTTTTAGTACAATATTTTTATGAGGGGTTGACGCCAAAAGATCGAGGAATGATTGATGCAACGAGTGGAGGTGCACTGGTTGATAAAACTCCAGAGCAAGCCCGATATTTGATCGCTAATATCGTGCAAAATACACAACAATTCAGTCTCAGGAGGTCCGACTTGGGTAAACGAATGGATGAGGGCCAGGCGAGTTTGATGGAGGCTCAAGTAGCTAATTTAACAGCTATG GAAGGGGAAGCTAACGCCGTCTTTCCAAATCAGAGAAGGTATGATCCATACTTGGCTACTTACAATGAGGGATGGAGAGACCACCCAAATCTCAGATATCAAAATCGAGCCACACCTCCGGGATTTGAGCA ATTCCAAGCTTTAGAAACAGTCGTTAAGCAACTGCAAACTAGAGTCTCATCAACCGATGTTAACCTTGGGAATTTGCAAGCACAAGTAAATAACCGGTTGCGCTCACAGTCAGTGACAAATCCAAGGGATAATGTTAGTGCCGTAACTTTGCGAAGTGGGAAGGAATTAAGACCTATACTAAAAAAGATCCAAAACAGCAAGGAGGAGAGTGAGACTGTGGTAAAAAGGGTTCGATTTGGTAATAGAACAGAGGAGAAtttagccatgccaaaggctgaTTCACAATCATCACAAGCCGTCCCAAGAAAGGCAGAAAAAACACACCTACCACAGTCCACTGTTTCACGCGATACAACAAATCTTGAGCGGGAGGCGCAAACCTTTGAGCCTCAAATAGAAGGAAGTTTACACATTAATGACCAGCAGCAATCTTACGAGCCGAAAGCTCCTTTTCCACAGCACTTGAGGAAGGAAAAATCAGACGACGTCAATGCCGAAATCCTTGAGACGTTTCGTAAGGTACAAGTTAATATTCCATTGATTGATGCAATTAAACAAGTGCCTAGATATGCTAATTTTTTGAAAGAATTATGCACATCTAAAAGGAAAttaattggaaatgagaaaattagCTTAGGCGAAAATGTATCTGCGGTATTTCAAAAGAAACTTCCTACTAAATGTAAAGATCCGGGAATGTTTTCGATACCTTGTAAGATAGGAGACCTTAAACTTGATAGAGCTATTCTTGATTTAGGAGCTTCTATAAATGTCATGCCTAGGA ATAAGAGTAATGCCTACCCTGATGGCATTTTAGAAAATGTTCTAGTGCAAGTAAATGAGTTAGTCTTTCCGactgatttttatgttttagacaTGGGACCTAATGATAATTCGATTGATGTGCCCTTACTCTTAGGAAGGCCTTTTCTTAAGACAGCTAGAACGAAAATTGATTTGCATAAAGGGAATTTAACTATGGAATTTGAtggtgagataattaaatttaatatatttgatgcTATGAGATATCCCACTGATATTAATTCCATGTTTACTCTTGATGTAATTGATAATTTTGTTCAAGATGTTTATGAATTAGGGGATGAGGACGAGTTGAAAAGCGTTCTAACTAAAGGCTTTTTCGATATTGATGAGCATGAATTTGTCGTTTCTGATTCTTCAATTGACTCAGTTTGTGCATTAGACTCGCCCAAATTGACATGA